ACTCGTGTCGAGGCCCCTGGGTCAGATTCGCCTGAACGCGTGGCTGAATCGAACCTTGGGAGCAGGCTCACCACGCCCATCCGAGGAGATCACCACAGAGGAGATCAACCAGCTCTCCCACCTCATCGAGCAGTGGCACGCCAACCCTTGGTGGCGACGCACACAGCGAGTGTGGACGGCGACCACTGGCTTTTTTCGCCGAGTGGCGTGATGGCTGTGTCCAGGAGCTCACGACGGCGCTCACTGAACTTGGATCTGGCTCACTTTCGGCGATGGCACGACCTTGTTTTGTCGCCGATTAGGTTGCAGCGCAGCATGTTCGCTAGATCGGCTCGCTGTGAGTGTTGGTGTCACGGCAGAGTCGTTGTGTGAGATGGTGTTTCCGCATCTGGGTCACGTGCGGGTAGAAGCGGTCGGCGAGGACGCTGGAATATTGCGGGCGCGGGCACGGACCGTGGTGCCGTCCGCAGCGTGTCCGGCATGTGGTGTGGTGTCGGGCCGGGTCCACAGCGGTTACGAACGTCTGCTGGCCGATCAGGCGGGACACTGCGCGGACGACGAAAGCCAATCTCGGAAAGTGGATCCCGGGGCCGGCCGCCACTGCTTTACCCAGCCGGGCTCGGCAGCTGCACGAGCGCGGACACGGCAGCCTTGGGGATATAGAGGCCGCCGCTGCCTCGCTGCACAGCCCCCTGCAACTGGATGGTGGTCCCGTCACGCATCCACTGGGTTACCTCTGCTACCGGGATCGAGGTCTGGGCTTCGATGCGGCACACCCTGCCACCTCGAACGGTGCGAATGGCGAAACCGGTCGTGCGATCTTCAGGCTCGTGGGAAATGCGAACGACCGGACCTGTAAAAACTTCGGTCCGTGGAATCCTGCCGGACCGCAGCGCCGCACTCGTACGTCTGATCTTCTCACGCGCTCCGGAAGGGATGGCAACGGTATCGCGTACGTCGCGCGGGGCGGGCTGGGATTGCGCCCATGCGAACGCGGTGTCAAACTGCGCGACCGCGCTGTGATCGAGGACCCGTCCGACGGCGTCGACGAATTCGGCAGTTACTCCCTGCGATACGAGACGCATGAGCGAGTCGCCTCGGGGAAGCCGTTCCTGCTGCACGATCTCCTCGTGCAAGGCCGCCATCGCCTGAGCGAAGGTTCGGGTCATGCGCCGTTCCAGCGATTCGACGGTTTCCGCGACCTCCCAGCCCGTGATCGCCTCCTGCCCCATACTGGGAGCCAGCTCCCCGTCAGGCTGATCGGGGTCTCCCACTCGGATCTCAACCGGGATGATGTAGGACCCCTTGATCGTGTGCCCCATGCGAACAGAGTCGGCTACTGAGTCTCCGAGCTTGGAGTATCCACCCTTGATAACTGGGCGCAGCCGCACTGCAGCTGAAGCCGCGGATCGGAACATCAAGCGCGCCGACTCCGTCATTGCGGCACCAGCGCTGAGCGGGATCGTGTCCGCAATGACGGAGTCGTTCGCCGCGCGGACATAGGTCACGTCGATGCCCCAGAATTGGAGCTCTCGGCGAACGTCGGAGGTGTCGCGCTGGTGCGCGTCGGCGAGCCGGCGGACAAGTCCGTCTTGAGCACTTTCATCGTTGTCGAGGTTGCGGACGATACCCACCTTGCGATCGAGGATCTGGTTACGCCACATCCATCCACCAGACCCCTCGGTTGCCTGATGCCAGCCGTTCGCGGTGAGCCACGCGTTGGTGTCGGCGAGGCGCAAAGTGCCGACCGCGCTCATTCGAGACCTCCGAATACGTTGTCCAGCTGGTCTTCCCAGGAAGCGAGGGTAGAGGCTTGGAACCGTTGCGTCTTGGGCAGAATGATGGACTTGGTGTGAGTTGCGGCATCGAACCGCTCCCAGTATGCGTGTGTCTGGTGCACGGTGTGGTCGTCTGCGTGCGCGATCCATTCGTGTTGCTTCCTGGGCACGACAACGAGCAGCACGTAGACAGGCACCTTCTTGACCGACCAGCTGACGATCCATTGCTGTTTGAGTGGGACACGGAAATCGCCGACGCTGGTACGCCTCGGGGAAGATGTGCATTTGAGCTGGACGAGCACTGACGCCGCGGGGAGGTCTACCGTCGTGTCAACTGCCCAGCAATCCTCATCTTGTCGCCCTTCCTGCAGCGTGTGTCCAGATTGCGAGCAGACCGCTGAAAGGTAGGACTGGCTATACCGGGACTTGGCACCATCGAGGCCGAGCCCTAACCGACTCATTCGACATCACCCGTTCGACTTACTACCAGTGCCATCTCGATGCCCGTCAAAGTCGCCGTCGGGTGCTGCGTCGACTTCCGATTCAGGAACTTGCTCGCCCTCGCCACCATCGAGTTCGAACACTGCAGGCTACGCCCGTGCCCCTGCTCAATCTCACTCGTCAACTCACCGACCCCGCAATGTACTAGCCACCATGTACTGCGTGGTGACC
This sequence is a window from Nocardia yunnanensis. Protein-coding genes within it:
- a CDS encoding DUF4365 domain-containing protein, whose protein sequence is MSRLGLGLDGAKSRYSQSYLSAVCSQSGHTLQEGRQDEDCWAVDTTVDLPAASVLVQLKCTSSPRRTSVGDFRVPLKQQWIVSWSVKKVPVYVLLVVVPRKQHEWIAHADDHTVHQTHAYWERFDAATHTKSIILPKTQRFQASTLASWEDQLDNVFGGLE